A single region of the Streptomyces sp. NBC_01803 genome encodes:
- a CDS encoding DUF4188 domain-containing protein produces MGSGIIEGRMTAAPDGEVTVFLIGMRINAFRHPRSWWPVLRAMPRMLKELSRDGESGLLGYRLLFGGPRVIYSVQYWVSPEKLLAYASSPEGAHRPAWAEFNRRARAGRGRVGVWHETYVVPAGAHEAVYVDMPPFGLGAATEVVPVGRRGEAAAARLSLGERRG; encoded by the coding sequence ATGGGGAGCGGGATTATCGAGGGACGCATGACGGCGGCGCCGGACGGGGAGGTCACCGTCTTCCTGATCGGCATGCGGATCAACGCCTTCCGGCATCCGCGGAGCTGGTGGCCGGTCCTCAGGGCGATGCCCCGGATGCTCAAGGAGCTGTCGCGGGACGGGGAGAGCGGCCTGCTCGGCTATCGCCTGCTGTTCGGCGGCCCGCGGGTGATCTACTCCGTGCAGTACTGGGTGTCGCCCGAGAAGCTGCTGGCGTACGCGTCGTCGCCGGAGGGGGCGCACCGGCCGGCGTGGGCCGAGTTCAACCGCAGGGCGCGGGCCGGCCGGGGCCGGGTCGGCGTCTGGCACGAGACGTATGTGGTGCCCGCGGGTGCCCACGAGGCGGTGTATGTGGACATGCCGCCGTTCGGTCTCGGGGCGGCGACCGAGGTGGTGCCGGTCGGCCGTCGCGGCGAGGCCGCCGCGGCGAGGCTCTCCCTGGGGGAGCGGCGGGGGTGA
- a CDS encoding roadblock/LC7 domain-containing protein, with protein sequence MSQAAQNLNWLITSFVENTPGVSHTVVVSADGLLLALSEGFPRDRADQLAAVASGLTSLTAGASRIFEGGAVNQTVVEMERGFLFIMSISDGSSLAVLAHPEADIGLVGYEMALLVDRAGTVLTPDLRAELQGSLLN encoded by the coding sequence ATGAGCCAGGCGGCGCAGAACCTGAACTGGTTGATCACCAGTTTTGTGGAGAACACCCCGGGGGTGTCGCACACGGTGGTGGTGTCCGCTGATGGTCTTCTTCTGGCGTTGTCCGAGGGGTTTCCGCGGGATCGTGCGGATCAGTTGGCGGCGGTGGCGTCGGGTTTGACGTCGTTGACGGCTGGTGCGTCGCGGATCTTCGAGGGTGGTGCGGTGAATCAGACGGTGGTGGAGATGGAGCGGGGGTTCCTTTTCATCATGTCGATCTCGGATGGTTCGTCGTTGGCGGTGCTGGCGCATCCGGAGGCCGATATCGGCCTGGTGGGTTATGAGATGGCGCTGTTGGTGGACCGGGCGGGCACCGTCCTGACGCCCGACCTCCGCGCGGAGCTCCAAGGGAGCTTGCTCAACTAG
- a CDS encoding fumarylacetoacetate hydrolase family protein, producing the protein MRIARFSIDGTVGFGVVEADPEAGGELVLDIIKGHPFAAFERSGRRVPLSKVRLLPPVLPSKIVAVGRNYAEHARELGNTVPDIPITFFKPSTSVIGHGDAIAYPAFSSEVHHEAELAVVIGRMCRDVPRSRAREVILGYTCANDVTARDVQQRESQWARAKGFDTACPLGPWIETDLDPSDLAVMCTVNGEQRQLGRTSEMARAVEDLIVHITESMTLLPQDVILTGTPAGVGPLRVGDEVAVTIEGIGTLTNKVVKRD; encoded by the coding sequence GTGCGCATCGCCAGATTTTCCATTGACGGGACCGTCGGATTCGGCGTGGTCGAAGCGGATCCCGAAGCGGGCGGAGAGCTCGTGCTGGACATCATCAAAGGCCATCCCTTCGCCGCGTTCGAGCGCTCCGGCCGCCGGGTGCCGCTGAGCAAGGTCAGGCTGCTGCCGCCCGTGCTGCCCAGCAAGATCGTCGCCGTCGGCCGCAACTACGCCGAGCACGCGCGGGAGCTGGGGAACACCGTCCCGGACATCCCGATCACCTTCTTCAAGCCCTCCACCTCGGTGATCGGCCACGGCGACGCGATCGCGTACCCAGCCTTCTCCTCCGAGGTGCACCACGAGGCCGAGCTGGCCGTGGTGATCGGCCGCATGTGCCGGGATGTGCCCCGCTCGCGGGCCCGCGAGGTCATCCTCGGCTACACCTGCGCCAACGACGTCACCGCGCGCGATGTCCAGCAGCGCGAGAGCCAGTGGGCCAGGGCCAAGGGCTTCGACACCGCCTGCCCGCTCGGCCCGTGGATCGAGACCGACCTCGACCCGTCCGACCTGGCCGTGATGTGCACCGTCAACGGTGAGCAGCGCCAGCTCGGCCGCACCAGTGAGATGGCGCGCGCGGTGGAGGACCTCATCGTGCACATCACCGAGTCCATGACGCTGCTGCCCCAGGACGTCATCCTCACCGGCACCCCGGCGGGCGTCGGACCGCTCCGCGTCGGCGACGAGGTCGCCGTCACCATCGAAGGCATCGGCACTCTCACCAACAAGGTCGTCAAGCGTGACTAG
- a CDS encoding GTP-binding protein, translating into MDFASSKDGGLSAPSRSTTSAKIVIAGGFGVGKTTFVGSVSEINPLRTEAVMTSASAGIDDLTHTAGKTTTTVAMDFGRITLDQDLILYLFGTPGQDRFWFMWDDLVRGAIGAVVLVDTRRLADCFPAVDYFENSGLPFVIALNGFEGHQPYSPEEVREALQIGPDAPIITTDARHRSEAKSTLITLVEHALMARLR; encoded by the coding sequence GTGGACTTCGCAAGCTCTAAGGACGGCGGTCTATCCGCGCCGTCCCGTTCCACCACGTCCGCGAAGATCGTGATCGCGGGTGGGTTCGGTGTGGGGAAGACGACGTTCGTGGGGTCGGTGTCCGAGATCAACCCGTTGCGGACGGAGGCGGTCATGACGTCGGCGTCGGCGGGGATCGACGACCTGACGCATACCGCGGGGAAGACCACCACGACGGTGGCGATGGACTTCGGGCGGATCACGCTGGACCAGGACTTGATCCTGTATCTGTTCGGTACGCCCGGGCAGGACCGGTTCTGGTTCATGTGGGACGACCTGGTGCGCGGCGCGATCGGCGCGGTCGTGCTGGTCGACACCCGCCGGCTGGCGGACTGTTTCCCGGCGGTGGACTACTTCGAGAACAGCGGGCTGCCCTTCGTGATCGCCCTCAACGGTTTCGAGGGCCACCAGCCGTATTCCCCGGAAGAGGTCCGCGAAGCGCTCCAGATCGGCCCGGACGCCCCGATCATCACCACCGACGCGCGCCACCGCTCGGAGGCGAAGAGCACACTGATCACCCTCGTCGAACACGCGCTGATGGCCCGCCTGCGCTGA
- the leuD gene encoding 3-isopropylmalate dehydratase small subunit: protein MEAFTTHTGRAVPLRRGNVDTDQIIPAHWLKKVTRDGFEDGLFEAWRKDPEFVLNRPEREGATVLVAGPDFGTGSSREHAVWALQNYGFKAVVSARFADIFRGNSLKNGLLTVVLPQATVDALWELTEADPTAEVTVDLVARAVRAEGIEAPFELDENARWRLLEGLDDISITLREEGAIASYERGRPRYKPLTTQSV from the coding sequence ATGGAAGCATTCACCACGCACACCGGCCGCGCGGTCCCGCTGCGCCGGGGGAACGTCGACACCGACCAGATCATCCCCGCGCACTGGCTGAAGAAGGTCACCCGGGACGGCTTCGAGGACGGCCTCTTCGAGGCGTGGCGCAAGGATCCGGAGTTCGTGCTGAACCGGCCGGAGCGCGAGGGCGCGACGGTTCTGGTCGCCGGCCCCGACTTCGGCACCGGCTCCTCCCGCGAGCACGCGGTGTGGGCCCTGCAGAACTACGGCTTCAAGGCGGTCGTCTCGGCGCGCTTCGCCGACATCTTCCGGGGCAACTCGCTGAAGAACGGCCTGCTGACCGTGGTGCTGCCGCAGGCGACCGTGGACGCGCTGTGGGAGCTGACCGAGGCCGACCCGACCGCCGAGGTCACGGTCGACCTGGTCGCGCGCGCGGTGCGCGCCGAGGGCATCGAAGCCCCCTTCGAGCTGGACGAGAACGCCCGCTGGCGGCTGCTCGAAGGGCTCGACGACATCAGCATCACGCTGCGCGAGGAGGGCGCGATCGCTTCCTACGAGCGCGGCCGTCCCCGCTACAAACCGCTTACCACGCAAAGCGTCTGA
- the gltX gene encoding glutamate--tRNA ligase, whose protein sequence is MTSPSPVRVRFCPSPTGNPHVGLVRTALFNWAFARHHGGTLVFRIEDTDAARDSEESYAALLDAMRWLGLDWDEGPEIGGPHAPYRQSRRMDIYADVAARLLAAGHAYRCYCTAQELEERREAARAAGKPSGYDGRCRALSPEVTAAYEAEGRPSIVRFRMPDEPITFTDLVRGSLTFTPENVPDYGIVRANGAPLYTLVNPVDDALMGITHVLRGEDLLSSTPRQIALYRALADIGVGEGTIPAFGHLPYVMGEGNKKLSKRDPQASLNLYRDRGFLPSGLLNYLALLGWSLAEDRDIFTLDEMVAAFDIGAVNANPARFDLKKCEAINATHIREHLSVEEFTAACEPWLRAPHAPWKPEAYDPAAFAALAPLAQTRVTVLADITDNVDFLFLDEPVFDEQSWAKAMKPGAEAVLGTARARLAAVPEWTAEELKAAVLAAGEEHGLKLGKAQAPVRVAVTGRTVGLPLFESLEVLGRDRTLSRVDAALTRHGG, encoded by the coding sequence GTGACTAGCCCATCCCCCGTCCGCGTCCGTTTCTGCCCGTCCCCGACCGGCAACCCCCATGTGGGTCTGGTCCGCACCGCCCTGTTCAACTGGGCGTTCGCGCGCCACCACGGCGGCACCCTGGTCTTCCGCATCGAGGACACCGACGCCGCCCGCGACTCCGAGGAGTCCTACGCGGCGCTGCTCGACGCGATGCGCTGGCTCGGCCTGGACTGGGACGAGGGCCCCGAGATCGGCGGTCCGCACGCTCCGTACCGGCAGTCGCGGCGCATGGACATCTACGCGGACGTCGCCGCCCGGCTGCTGGCGGCGGGCCACGCCTACCGCTGCTACTGCACGGCCCAGGAGCTGGAGGAGCGCCGGGAGGCCGCGCGCGCTGCCGGGAAGCCCTCGGGCTACGACGGGAGGTGCCGCGCGCTGTCCCCGGAGGTGACCGCCGCCTACGAGGCGGAGGGGCGGCCGTCGATCGTCCGCTTCCGGATGCCGGACGAGCCGATCACCTTCACCGACCTGGTGCGCGGCAGCCTCACGTTCACCCCGGAGAACGTCCCGGACTACGGCATCGTCCGGGCCAACGGCGCGCCGTTGTACACGCTGGTCAACCCCGTGGACGACGCGCTGATGGGCATCACCCACGTGCTGCGCGGCGAGGACCTGCTCTCCTCCACGCCCCGCCAGATCGCGCTGTACCGGGCGCTGGCGGACATCGGCGTGGGCGAGGGCACGATCCCCGCGTTCGGGCATCTGCCGTATGTCATGGGCGAGGGCAACAAGAAGCTGTCCAAGCGCGACCCGCAGGCTTCGCTCAATCTCTACCGGGACCGCGGCTTCCTGCCGTCCGGACTCCTCAACTACCTGGCCCTGCTGGGCTGGTCGCTGGCCGAGGACCGGGACATCTTCACGCTGGACGAGATGGTCGCGGCCTTCGACATCGGCGCGGTGAACGCCAACCCGGCGCGCTTCGACCTGAAGAAGTGCGAGGCGATCAACGCCACCCACATCCGCGAGCACCTGTCGGTCGAGGAGTTCACCGCCGCGTGTGAGCCGTGGTTGCGGGCGCCGCACGCGCCGTGGAAGCCGGAGGCGTACGACCCGGCCGCGTTCGCCGCCCTGGCGCCGCTCGCCCAGACCCGGGTGACGGTCCTGGCGGACATCACCGACAACGTCGACTTCCTCTTCCTGGACGAGCCGGTCTTCGACGAGCAGTCCTGGGCCAAGGCCATGAAGCCCGGCGCCGAGGCCGTGCTCGGCACGGCCCGCGCGCGGCTGGCGGCGGTGCCCGAGTGGACCGCCGAGGAGCTCAAGGCGGCCGTTCTCGCGGCCGGCGAGGAGCACGGCCTGAAGCTGGGCAAGGCCCAGGCCCCGGTCCGCGTCGCGGTGACCGGGCGGACGGTGGGGCTCCCGCTCTTCGAGTCCCTGGAGGTGCTGGGCCGCGACCGGACGCTGAGCCGCGTGGACGCGGCCCTGACCCGCCACGGGGGTTGA
- a CDS encoding HU family DNA-binding protein: protein MNKAQLVEAIADKLGGRQQAADAVDIVLDAIIRAVVAGERVSVTGFGSFEKVDRPARYARNPQTGERVRVKKTSVPRFRAGQGFKDLVAGTKKLPKNDVAVKKAPKGSLSGGTTTKKATTKKAAAKKTTAKKATAKKAPAKKATAKKTAAKKSTAKKAPAKKATAKKAPAKRAPARTTTAKKATARRQ, encoded by the coding sequence GTGAACAAGGCGCAACTCGTAGAAGCGATTGCCGACAAGCTCGGCGGCCGTCAGCAGGCGGCCGACGCGGTCGATATCGTGCTCGACGCCATCATCCGCGCGGTGGTCGCCGGGGAGCGCGTGTCGGTGACGGGCTTCGGCTCGTTCGAGAAGGTCGACCGTCCCGCGCGGTACGCGCGGAACCCGCAGACCGGCGAGCGGGTCCGGGTCAAGAAGACTTCCGTGCCGCGCTTCCGCGCCGGACAGGGCTTCAAGGACCTGGTCGCGGGGACGAAGAAGCTGCCGAAGAACGACGTCGCCGTGAAGAAGGCCCCCAAGGGCAGCCTTTCGGGCGGTACCACCACCAAGAAGGCCACCACCAAGAAGGCGGCGGCGAAGAAGACGACCGCCAAGAAGGCCACCGCGAAGAAGGCTCCGGCCAAGAAGGCCACCGCGAAGAAGACCGCGGCGAAGAAGAGCACCGCGAAGAAGGCCCCGGCCAAGAAGGCCACCGCCAAGAAGGCCCCGGCCAAGCGGGCGCCCGCCCGCACCACCACCGCCAAGAAGGCCACCGCACGCCGCCAGTGA
- a CDS encoding IclR family transcriptional regulator: MDNSSGDSSGVGVLDKAALVLGALESGPATLAGLVGATGLARPTAHRMAVALEYHRLLARDMQGRFILGPRLAELAAAAGEDRLLAAAGPVLTQLRDMTGESAQLYRRQGDMRICVAAAERLSGLRDTVPVGSTLPMKAGSAAQILLAWEEPERLHHGLQGARFTATALSGVRRRGWAQSIGEREPGVASVSAPVRGPSNRVVAAVSVSGPIERLTRHPGRMHAQALLDAAGRLTDALRRNGG; the protein is encoded by the coding sequence ATGGACAACTCTAGCGGCGACTCCAGCGGTGTGGGGGTGCTCGACAAGGCCGCCCTGGTGCTGGGAGCCCTGGAGTCCGGACCGGCCACGCTCGCGGGCCTGGTCGGGGCGACGGGGCTGGCGAGACCCACGGCACACCGGATGGCGGTGGCCCTCGAATACCACCGACTGCTGGCCCGCGACATGCAGGGCCGGTTCATCCTCGGGCCGCGCCTGGCCGAGCTGGCCGCCGCCGCCGGCGAGGACCGGCTGCTCGCCGCCGCCGGGCCGGTGCTCACCCAGCTCCGCGACATGACGGGCGAGAGCGCGCAGCTCTACCGGCGTCAGGGCGACATGCGGATCTGTGTGGCCGCGGCCGAGCGCCTCTCGGGCCTGCGGGACACCGTGCCCGTGGGCTCCACCCTGCCGATGAAGGCCGGCTCGGCGGCGCAGATCCTGCTCGCCTGGGAGGAGCCGGAGCGGCTGCACCACGGCCTCCAGGGCGCCCGCTTCACCGCCACCGCGCTCTCCGGCGTCCGGCGCCGCGGCTGGGCCCAGTCCATCGGTGAGCGCGAGCCGGGAGTGGCCTCCGTCTCGGCCCCCGTGCGCGGTCCGTCCAACCGCGTGGTGGCCGCGGTGTCCGTCTCCGGCCCGATCGAGCGGCTGACGCGGCACCCGGGCCGCATGCACGCCCAGGCTCTGCTGGACGCGGCGGGCCGCCTGACCGACGCCCTCAGGCGCAACGGCGGCTGA
- a CDS encoding DUF742 domain-containing protein, with protein MATPQGGPYGNEYPAQSNGGGRFNFPSAPSGGSKWRTYDGSTSAQPHAGQQGPEVRRASAAPPAPGAARPPGGAPTPGGGYPRQQRSADVPPRRPGEGEAPQPLVRPYAMTGGRTRPRYQLAIEALVSTTADPVQLHGQLPEHQRICQLCYEVKSVAEVSALLSMPLGVARILVADLAEAGLVAIHQPGHDAEPGGQPDVTLLERVLSGLRKL; from the coding sequence GTGGCAACGCCCCAAGGCGGACCATACGGCAATGAGTACCCGGCGCAGTCGAACGGCGGCGGGCGGTTCAACTTCCCCTCGGCACCGAGCGGCGGAAGCAAGTGGCGTACGTACGACGGCAGCACGTCGGCCCAGCCGCACGCCGGCCAGCAGGGTCCCGAGGTGCGGCGCGCCTCGGCCGCCCCCCCCGCGCCGGGCGCCGCCCGCCCGCCGGGAGGCGCCCCCACGCCGGGAGGCGGGTACCCGCGGCAGCAGCGCTCCGCCGACGTTCCCCCACGGCGACCGGGTGAGGGCGAGGCACCGCAGCCTCTGGTGCGTCCGTACGCGATGACCGGTGGCCGGACCAGGCCGCGGTACCAGTTGGCGATCGAGGCGCTGGTGAGCACCACCGCCGACCCCGTCCAACTGCACGGACAGCTTCCGGAGCACCAGCGGATCTGCCAGCTCTGCTACGAGGTCAAGTCCGTCGCCGAGGTGTCCGCGCTGCTGAGCATGCCGCTCGGGGTCGCGCGGATTCTGGTGGCCGATCTCGCGGAGGCGGGACTTGTCGCCATTCACCAGCCGGGTCATGACGCCGAGCCGGGTGGCCAGCCAGACGTGACTCTGCTCGAAAGGGTGCTCAGTGGACTTCGCAAGCTCTAA
- a CDS encoding MerR family transcriptional regulator, with protein MRLAELSKRSGVSTATIKYYLREGLLPPGERVSATQAEYDEEHLRRLRLVRALVQVGRVPVATARDVLAAVEDESLDQLSRLGTAVSALPHGPAVGAEDAAVDTARRTAEEVRRRLGWRHAPGNPAHGMLVSALAALIRLGYPCDVDQLLPYGRAASAIAGHEIALIEEFEAPTTQLEAAVALTVLYEPVLLSLRRLAQAEEADRRFGGGQAPE; from the coding sequence ATGCGGCTGGCCGAGTTGAGCAAGCGCAGCGGAGTCTCCACCGCGACCATCAAGTACTACCTGCGGGAGGGCCTGCTGCCCCCCGGGGAGCGGGTGAGCGCCACCCAGGCCGAGTACGACGAGGAGCACCTGCGCAGGCTCCGCCTGGTGCGGGCCTTGGTCCAGGTCGGCCGGGTTCCGGTGGCCACCGCGCGGGACGTGCTGGCCGCCGTCGAGGACGAGTCGCTGGACCAGCTCTCCCGCCTCGGCACCGCGGTCTCCGCCCTCCCCCACGGCCCCGCCGTCGGCGCCGAGGACGCGGCCGTGGACACCGCCCGCCGCACGGCCGAGGAGGTGCGACGCCGGCTCGGCTGGCGGCACGCCCCGGGGAACCCGGCGCACGGCATGCTGGTCTCCGCCCTCGCCGCGCTGATCCGCCTGGGATATCCGTGCGACGTCGACCAACTGCTGCCCTACGGGCGGGCCGCGAGCGCCATCGCCGGGCACGAGATCGCCCTCATCGAGGAGTTCGAGGCGCCCACCACCCAGCTGGAGGCGGCCGTGGCGCTCACCGTGCTCTACGAGCCGGTGTTGCTGAGCCTGCGGCGGCTGGCCCAGGCCGAGGAGGCCGACCGTCGCTTCGGCGGCGGCCAGGCCCCGGAATGA
- the leuC gene encoding 3-isopropylmalate dehydratase large subunit: MGRTLAEKVWDDHVVRRAEGEPDLLYIDLHLLHEVTSPQAFDGLRKSGRRVRRTDLTIATEDHNTPTLDIDKPIADPVSRTQLETLRKNCAEFGVRLHPLGDAEQGVVHVVGPQLGLTQPGMTVVCGDSHTSTHGAFGALAFGIGTSQVEHVLATQTLPMAPFRTMAITVLGELPEGVTAKDLILAIITRIGTGGGQGYVIEYRGEAIDKLSMEARMTICNMSIEAGARAGMIAPDETTFAYLEGRDHAPRGADWDAAVEYWRTLRTDDDAVFDHEVVIDAAELAPFVTWGTNPGQGAPLSASVPDPALFEDASERLAAEKALEYMGLSAGQRLRDIAIDTVFVGSCTNGRIEDLRSAAGILAGRRIADGLRMLVVPGSVRVALQAVEEGLDKVFTAAGAEWRHAGCSMCLGMNPDQLSPGERCASTSNRNFEGRQGKGGRTHLVSPQVAAATAVTGRLTSPADLADVPSPVEV, encoded by the coding sequence ATGGGACGGACACTGGCGGAGAAGGTCTGGGACGATCATGTCGTCCGGCGAGCGGAGGGCGAGCCCGATCTGCTCTACATCGATCTTCACCTGTTGCACGAGGTGACCAGCCCGCAGGCGTTCGACGGGCTGCGCAAGAGCGGGCGGCGGGTGCGGCGCACGGACCTCACCATCGCCACCGAGGACCACAACACCCCGACCCTCGACATCGACAAGCCGATCGCCGACCCGGTCTCCCGCACGCAATTGGAGACCCTCAGGAAGAACTGCGCGGAGTTCGGTGTCCGGCTGCACCCGCTGGGCGACGCCGAGCAGGGCGTCGTGCACGTCGTCGGCCCGCAGCTCGGGCTGACCCAGCCCGGCATGACGGTGGTCTGCGGGGACAGCCACACTTCCACCCACGGCGCCTTCGGCGCCCTGGCGTTCGGGATCGGCACCAGCCAGGTCGAGCACGTGCTGGCCACCCAGACCCTGCCCATGGCCCCCTTCCGGACGATGGCCATCACGGTCCTGGGCGAGCTGCCCGAGGGCGTCACCGCCAAGGACCTGATCCTGGCCATCATCACCAGGATCGGCACCGGCGGCGGCCAGGGCTATGTCATCGAATATCGCGGCGAGGCCATCGACAAGCTCTCGATGGAGGCCCGGATGACCATCTGCAACATGTCGATCGAGGCGGGCGCCCGGGCCGGGATGATCGCCCCCGACGAGACCACCTTCGCCTACCTGGAGGGGCGCGACCACGCGCCCCGGGGCGCCGACTGGGACGCCGCCGTGGAGTACTGGCGGACGCTGCGCACGGACGACGACGCGGTGTTCGACCACGAAGTGGTCATCGACGCCGCCGAGCTGGCCCCCTTCGTCACCTGGGGCACCAACCCCGGCCAGGGCGCGCCGCTGTCCGCCTCGGTGCCCGACCCGGCCCTGTTCGAGGACGCCAGCGAGCGCCTCGCGGCCGAGAAGGCGCTGGAGTACATGGGCCTGAGCGCCGGGCAGAGGCTGCGGGACATCGCCATCGACACCGTTTTCGTCGGCTCCTGCACCAACGGCCGCATCGAGGACTTGCGCTCGGCCGCCGGCATCCTGGCGGGCCGGCGGATCGCCGACGGGCTGCGCATGCTCGTCGTGCCGGGCTCCGTGCGGGTCGCGCTCCAGGCCGTCGAGGAAGGGCTGGACAAGGTGTTCACGGCGGCGGGCGCCGAATGGCGGCACGCGGGCTGTTCGATGTGCCTGGGCATGAACCCGGACCAGCTGTCCCCGGGCGAGCGCTGCGCCTCCACCTCCAACCGCAACTTCGAGGGCCGGCAGGGCAAGGGCGGTCGCACGCACCTGGTCTCGCCGCAGGTCGCCGCCGCCACCGCGGTCACCGGCCGCCTCACGTCCCCGGCCGATCTGGCCGACGTCCCCAGTCCCGTGGAGGTCTGA